In Arachis stenosperma cultivar V10309 chromosome 1, arast.V10309.gnm1.PFL2, whole genome shotgun sequence, one DNA window encodes the following:
- the LOC130981803 gene encoding uncharacterized protein LOC130981803: protein MSQDITELKAFKEEVNSNLQNQGAAIQKLENQIVYLSKQTPGPSVSHAAKAIAREECKAITLRSGKKLKEISKETTEDEAKENVRDKEQGQSFTPSATKEKEKEVLKPYTPKAPYPQRLMKSEKDGQFSKFLEIFKKLQINIPFAEAMSYPSESLKECMRVDVVDITIQETFEETTKEVTEEEFTKDIEVSDIKAAETTMPSMLDRVKGEKEAPKLELKALPPNLKYAYLGSGESHPVIITLP, encoded by the exons ATGAGTCAAGACATAACCGAATTGAAAGCTTTTAAGGAAGAAGTAAATTCTAACTTGCAAAACCAAGGAGCTGCCATCCAGAAGCTAGAAAATCAAATTGTGTACTTGTCTAAACAAACCCCTGGGCCAAGCGTTTCTCATGCTGCCAAGGCTATTGCAAGGGAAGAGTGTAAGGCCATAACCCTCAGAAGTGGAAAGAAGCTAAAGGAGATCTCAAAGGAAACCACAGAGGATGAAGCAAAGGAAAATGTGAGAGATAAGGAACAGGGACAATCTTTTACACCGTctgcaacaaaagaaaaagaaaaagaggtccTGAAGCCTTATACACCTAAAGCACCATATCCTCAACGTTTGATGAAAAGTGAGAAGGATGGCCAATTCTCCAAATTCTTGGAGATTTTCAAGAAGCTTCAAATCAACATTCCGTTTGCTGAG GCAATGAGTTATCCATCAGAATCACTGAAAGAATGCATGAGGGTGGATGTAGTGGACATTACAATACAAGAAACCTTTGAGGAAACAACAAAGGAAGTGACAGAGGAGGAGTTCACAAAGGATATTGAAGTTAGTGACATCAAGGCTGCTGAAACAACCATGCCAAGCATGCTAGATAGAGTGAAAGGAGAGAAGGAAGCACCAAAACTTGAGCTCAAAGCATTGCCCCCTAatctcaagtatgcatacttgggtAGTGGTGAGAGCCATCCTGTTATCATTACTCTGCCCTGA